The Nicotiana tabacum cultivar K326 chromosome 1, ASM71507v2, whole genome shotgun sequence genome segment tgtgcgaggtagacctattacgaaatccatattaatcatctcccacttccactgtggtatctctatatcttgagctaggccaccagacctctgatgctcggctttgacctgctgacaatttaaacatttAGCCACATGATCTGCTACTTGTTTCTTCATGCCTTTCCACCAATACAACTCTTTCAAATCTAGATACATTTTGGTAGCACCTGGGTGGATAGAGTATCTCGAACTGTGAGCCTTCTCCATTATGGCCTTCCTAAGACCATCTACATCAGGCACACATAAccgatcattcaacttcaaaactccgtcacttcctagagtgaaagcagtgatttctttgcttctgactccttcttttaatttcactaagtacggatcttcgtcttgtttagccttaacatgcgcaacaagggaggattgcgctaaggcataagcagttatgtctccttcttcggtctcatccaatctaattccatcatttgctagtttttgaatttctcgacccaaagatcgcctttgtactgcaagatgggccaagatacccattgacttcctactaagtgcatctgctaccacattagctttgcccgggtgataaaggatattgatgtcataatccttcaatagctcgagccaccttctctatctcaaatttagttctttttgcttgaaaatgtactggaggcttttgtgatctgtaaacacttcagaatgctcgccataaaggtagtatcgccatatttttaatgcaaacaccactgctgcaagctccaagtcatgtgtggggtagttcttttcatgattctttaactgcctggaagcataagcaataacttttccattttgcataagaacacaaccaaggcccactctggaggcatcacaatacactgtgaacCCACCCGAACCTGTTGGCAAGGTTAGCACAGGTGCagtggtcaacctcttctttaactcttgaaaactctgctcacaagcgtctgaccattggaacttaactgctttctgagtcaacttagttaatggagctgcaagtgaggaaaacccctctacaaaccttctatagtagccagctaaccccaagaaactcctgatttcggttggcgttgtcggcctgggccagttcttgactgcttctgtcttctgagggtctacttttattccttcactagataccacgtggcctaagaatgctactgactgctgtcacacctcttttttccgcccccgcgagggcgtaagggagttttttccaattaaaggacaatcggaacgggattggtttatttatttcagagtcgccacttgggagatttagggtgtcccaagtcaccaattttaatcctgaatcgaggaaaataatgactccatattacagtctgcgtaccagaaatctggataaggaattctgttaacccgggagaaggtgttaggcattcccgagttccgtggttcttagcacggtcgctcaactgttatatttggcttgattatctgattttatatgaatatgaacttatgtgcaaattttaacttttaaccgctttattattattgtttttacaagaatgtgaacatcgcttaaaacacgtctttggactgcgtcacatgaaatgcgcccacaatccggaacgcattttatttgatgttttgagatttggatttgggtcgcatgaaatgcacacccgagcttaagaaagtaaattattaaacacgcgcctaaaaagactatcgcgttattattttgcggaagccgtgaaatttgctaaacgaccctcctgaattctaagtaattttaaacaagtatttactgagggccccgcaatttgtgttttttatttggcgaggctcatctcatttattattttttttaaaaaaaaaaaagaatttgcaacgtcatggaaatgcatctcagaccacgtcacagtcaatgtacccgtgattagagacacatttcgatttcgttgagatttggatttgggtcacataaatgtgcacccgagtttagggagataacattattaaaggcgcgcctaaagcaactagcgcattattattttttggtagggccgtgaaatttgctaaatggcccgtcccggaatctaagtattttaatatatacattttttgtgaAGGCTCCGCAAtatgtacatttttattttttgcgaAGCTTGcctcgtttttttttattattattatttttattttaaaaggatgtcatttttacgcctttaaccatactaaaccttaccgcttctttacaactaaaatctcataacttgttaaaagtttaataaaagaagttaagcgcatgagtgtttcgggcgtagtaacaacaggtactaatactaattttgtccaaataaactaagaaaACGAAGGGAAAAACGAATCAACGTCAAACTGTGTCCTAGACCtcctaatacaactaaatcaaatgacatcaagtaaacaagaataacataacacaaagatgaaccaaaatgcatacggtgaaacataagcagaaagttatcataccaatttctatattacatcttcgaacatttaaaatagcgtttatttatctaatacattgaggtttactaacctgaacaaacagAAACGCATAGAGCCATGGACCAAACCTCTACAGCGACCTCAACGACCAACCTccacgtaccggacctcgacgaaccaaagacgacctcaacggacctcACCCCGGACAGAACTTCTGGGCTACCTTTTCGAACGTTTTACGGTTAAGCTTCAgctggtgtgtgtgtgtgtattttttcggTCAGTCATGGCAAGGGGGAagggtcgttcatggctggacGTTGCTGGCAGTCGTTTGGACGTAGGGGTGCGACTGGATGGTCACCTTGGGCAGTGACGATGGGAGGGGCTGCTCGTGGTAGCTTTTGGAATGTTGGGGATGATAGTTTGATATGAGGTCGTTTGGGCAGTGTGGTGCAGCAGCAATGGTGGACAGCAGGTGGTCGCCGGTGAGTGACGTGACGGGACGATGAGGCTGGGCGTGAAGGAGTGGGGACAACGCAGCAGCAGTTGTTGCTGCTTGACGGGGAATGAGGAATCGTTTGGGCAAGTTGGTGAGGGTGACGATGGCGGACAACAGGAGGCAGAAACAGTGATGGGTCTCGACGGGGCTCCAGTGGTTGTTTGGCTTGAGGAAGGAGCAGCTATGGTGGTTTCGCGGAGGTGGTGTTTGGTGGTGATGACAGTAAGGTCGAGGGGGCAGTGAGGACGATGGTTATGGCGCTTTGGGACGTGAGGGAGTGGTACTGGTAGTTTGGGTAGGTGTTTGGACGTGGTGTTTGGGTGGTGGCATTTGGACAAGATGGTGATGGAGTTGGGAGGAGACGGGGTTGTTTGGTTAACGACGCTGAGGAAGACGATGGCGAACAGTGGTCGACGGACGTGAAGGAGTGGGTATCGCGGCTGGTTTTGAGGTCTGAGGTTGTTGACGGAGTGAGTAgggttttctcttcttcttcatgaaTAGTGCCTCTGgttttcaaaaaaaatccaaagtctccattggttttttttttttgtttttcacgGTAGAGTTTCTTCATTGGTTCCTTTAGGAAAAGGAAGAAGATGATCGAACAGTGACCAAGCTTTCCCCAAAATTTTTCCAAAGTCCCCGTTGGTTTTTTGTAGGTTTTCCTTgttcttctttaggaagaagaacGTGAACAGTCTTTTCTTTCCGAATCCCCCCCTTTCAAAATTTGTCCAGTCCGTGTATTTGTGTCGCTTTGCcaaaaaaatgagccccacgcgtggtggggttcaaggcttGTGTCCGTTACTTTGTTCCTTCCTCTCGCTTCGCTCGAGCATCTTCAAACCTCACTCCGGCGAATGGGTACCTAGGCTTctcccacgcgtggtggggttccccatgtgtcgtgttccgtccgtgttccccacgcatgtcccccatgtgtggtggcctcggattattatgggctaggtccgaaaattaagcCTAacaccgggtagtttgaacccgaatattattcttttgcccggacccaaTTAAGAACACTACGTTGTTtgactaatcctatgtaagcaaaatagctaccaaaataagactaatatttaaacaaaactatatctttttttaatattttttcaagattaaaatagctacgaaatattaataaaactatattttttttgtaattttcgtttttatataaagataaaaaataaagtaatatttttgtattttttcaaaaaaattaaaatgactacaaaactatattttttgtaattttcgaatttatataaagtatcaaaataaagtacaatttttgtatttttttaagtttatgagaaatacataaactaaaatttatatatgtatttttgtgatttttttctttttgcaatgaaataaagtaaaaatagttaaaatggctattttagacccaatttcacatattcacgctaaaaatgtgaaaattctcggggagggtcaaaaatccggtgtctacaactacaaccagaactcacattttgaaaacttggcataaagctcattctccttcaaggtctgCAGGGCTATTCTAAGGTGTTCTGCATGTTCTTCCTTGCTCTtagagtataccaaaatatcgtCTATAAACACGATAATAAAGGTGTCCAAGAATGGCTTGAAAACTCTGTTCATGAggtccatgaatgcagctggagcatttgtcaacccgaaggacattactagaaattcatagtgcccGTAGCGAGTTCTAAAGGCTGTTTTATATATATCCTCCTTTCTGATTCTCAACTGATTATATcccgacctcaagtctatttttgaaaagtactttgcaccctgaagttgatcaaataaatcatcaattcttggcagtgggtacttgttcttaatggtaattTTATTTAACTgccgatagtcgacacacattctgagagacccatctttctttttgacaaacaggaccggggcaccccacggtgaaacactcggcctgatgaagcccttgtcaagaaggtctttcaactgttctctcaactcattaagttctgctggagccatcctatagggaggtatagatatgggctgagtgcctggcatgaGATCAATGTCGAAGTCTATGATTCTTTCGGGAGGAAGTCCGGGAAGGTCATCTGGGAAAACTTCTGGAAATTCTCTAACAATTGGCACTGACTGAAGAgctggtggttctgattctggattaataatgtgagccaaataggcgagacaccccttaccgatcattcgttgtgccttaagataagaaataaacttacctacaagcgatgccgaactacccttccactctaagacttcttcatttggaaattggaacctgactatcttggcatgacaatctaacatggcatagcaggaagacaaccaatccatacccatgatcacatcaaaatccaccatttctaactctatgagatcAGCTTTGGTGTTGCGACCTTGGACTGAAACTGTACAGCCTCTATAGACTCTGGTGACTTTCACTGActcgccaac includes the following:
- the LOC142161882 gene encoding uncharacterized protein LOC142161882; its protein translation is MARTRNSDTDTQDAAQETIATIVAQGITKKARTQKRKEGVEHDEQVPQDPTPTPTAAPTQTTISPEVGQMFNAVNSAMEMFKAFMANQNEKRDKIPPQTNRQNNSEPSRVNGFLKLSPQVFHGSIVDEDPMLWMEGVKKALRVMKVFDDKAVELAAYQLRDVAGAWFDMWEKERDEDDEEDLAAKATEFEQLTQGNKSVQQYYMEFIRLAKHAPHMVKTEKAKIRRFVGSLAYHIKDTTSAAAVGMTAFSSIVGFTKHLEKDRQQRREEKEHNKKSRTTGRFNGTSSRGGRNSSNKESLEPAQFSHQSGGGSSFRRTQSNGNQSRQNQNFRTSSSHSQSHAEQHSHQQSLCGTCKRQHSGQCKLGFHGCYHCGDIGHIKANCPKLQRNFSGGSTRPSSSSATAVAPPQARGSHNQSGHGAGRGADRVTQGGGQPRLFATLDRQSAEASAEVITVRFQFPNEEVLEWKGSSASLVGKFISYLKAQRMIGKGCLAYLAHIINPESEPPALQSVPIVREFPEVFPDDLPGLPPERIIDFDIDLMPGTQPISIPPYRMAPAELNELREQLKDLLDKGFIRPSVSPWGAPVLFVKKKDGSLRMCVDYRQLNKITIKNKYPLPRIDDLFDQLQGAKYFSKIDLRSGYNQLRIRKEDIYKTAFRTRYGHYEFLVMSFGLTNAPAAFMDLMNRVFKPFLDTFIIVFIDDILVYSKSKEEHAEHLRIALQTLKENELYAKFSKCEFWLKDLAFLGHVVSSEGIKVDPQKTEAVKNWPRPTTPTEIRSFLGLAGYYRRFVEGFSSLAAPLTKLTQKAVKFQWSDACEQSFQELKKRLTTAPVLTLPTGSGGFTVYCDASRVGLGCVLMQNGKVIAYASRQLKNHEKNYPTHDLELAAVVFALKIWRYYLYGEHSEVFTDHKSLQYIFKQKELNLR